TCCCGCCCGCCAGGAGGAGGAACGCCGCCAAGGGCCCGAGCACGGCACCGAGGTGGTCCATCGACCGCTGCAGTCCGAACGCCTTTCCCCGCTGCGTGGGCGGGACGTACGCGGCGATCAGTGCGTCCCTCGGGGAGGTCCGCACCCCTTTCCCGATCCGGTCGCAGAACCGCACGGCGAGGACGTGTCCCCATCCGGTCGCGATCCCGACGAGCGGCCGGGCAAGGGTGGAGAGGCCGTACCCGGCAAGCACCAACGGCTTCTTCCTTCCGGTCCGGTCGGACCAGGCACCGGAGAAGAGCTTGAGCAGGCTTGCCGTCGTCTCCGCCACCCCCTCCACCAGTCCGAGGACGGCGGGGCCGGCGGCCAGGGTGACGGTGAGGAAAACCGGCAGGAGCGGGTAGATCATCTCGCTGGAAAAGTCGGTGAGCAGGCTCACCAGGCCGAGGGCGACGACGTTGCGGTGCAGCTTCACCTGCTCCATCAGGCCCTCTGATGAAGTGACGTACGTGCGCGCAACAGGCGCAACCCGTTGAAAATGACCAGCAGCGTGGTTCCCATGTCGGCCAGCACCGCCATCCACAGGGAGGCGTACCCGGCCATCGCCATCGCGAGGAACACTGCTTTGATGGCCAGGGAGGCGGCCACGTTCTGCCGCACCAGGGACACCATGCGCCGTCCGAGCGCGACCGCCGAGGGGATCCTGCGGAGATCCCCGGTCATGAGCGCCACGTCCGCCGTTTCCATCGCGGCCGGAGAGCCCGCCGCGGCGATCGCCACGCCGACGGTGGCCAGGGCAAGCGCCGGCGCGTCGTTCACCCCGTCTCCCACCATCGCTGTCGCCCCGTGCATGGCGACGAGGTCACGGATCCGCGCGAGCTTGTCGTCCGGTAGCAGGCCGTGCTCCACGAATTCGATGCCGGCCGCCGCTCCGGCTTTCCGGGCAGTCTCCGCCGTATCCCCCGTGAGCAGGACGATGTGCGCCACGCCGAGATCCCGCAACGAACGGATCGCCTCCGGGGCCTCGGGCCGAAGCTCGTCCTCCATCGCAATCGTTCCGAGGAGGGTGTGCCGCGTTCCGACGATCGCGATGGACGACGCCGCGCTCCCTCCGTTCTCCAGGAGCCGGTCGAGCGCGTCGCCGCCGAACCCCATCGTCTCGAACATCCTGCGGCTCCCGACGCAGATCTTCCGCCCCTCCACCTCGGCGGAAACTCCTTGCCCTTCCAGGGGCTCGAACGTCCGGGCGAGGGTCCCGCGCGCCGCTGTCGCCACCCCCAGCCGCCCCGCCTCCCGACGGATCGCCTCCGCGGCGGGGTGCGCCGAGGCCGCCTCGACCGCGCCCGCCAGCCGGAGAACCTCCTCTCCCGTCCACCCGTCCGCCGCACGCACCCGGGTCACCCGGAGCCTCCCGCGCGTGAGTGTTCCCGTCTTGTCGAACGCCACCGCGCGGATCGCCCCCATCGCCTCGAGGTGCCTTGCGCCCTTGACGAGGATCCCCTCCCGTGTCGCGCGTGTGAGGGCGGAGAGGGTGACCACGGGAGCGGCGAGGACGATCGCGCACGGGCAGGCGATCACGAGCATCACGAGCGCCCTGTACGCCCAGTCGAGCGCGGGGCCCCGGCCCAGCAGGGAAGGGACCGCGGCTACGAGGACGGCCATGCACAGGACCGACGGGGTGTACACGGCGGCGAACCGCTCCATGAATGTCTGAACGGGAGCTTTTTCCGCCTGCGCCTCCTCGACCCGGCGCAGGATCCGGGCGTAGGTGGATTCGGACAGCGGACGCGTGGCCTCGGCGATCAGCAGGCCCCGCCCGTTCACCGTGCCGGCGAACAGCTCTTCCCCCTCCATCTTTTCCACGGGCACCGACTCGCCCGTGAGGACCGACTCGTTGAGGTCCGAGGCGCCCCGGCGGATCACCGCGTCCACCGGGACGCGCTCTCCGGGTCGAACGACCAGGGTGTCTCCGGGGCGGATCTCCTCGGCGGGGACGATCCGCTCTTCGCCTCCCGGTCCGCCGATGCGGACAACGGCCCGCTCGGGGGAGGAGGCGAACAGGTCGGCGGTGGCGCGGCGGGCGCGATCGAGGCTGCGCGCCTCCAGCGTGTTCGCGAGAGCGAAGAGGGTCACCACCACCGCCGCCTCCGCCCACTCCCCGAGGAGGGCCGCGCCGAAGATCGAGATCGTCATCAGGGCGTTCATCCCGAGGGACCGGTTCCGCACCTCCCGGAAGCCGCGCATCGCCACCGGCGCGCCGCCGAGGAGGATCGATGCAAGGAAGGGGAGGCGGACCAGGGGTTCTCCGGGGAAGAGAATCAAGGATGCTGCCCCGAGAAGAAGGGCCGCGCCGGAAAGGAGGAAGGTTCTCCGGGGACCCTTGTACGACGATGAAAGTTCCGCCCGGCGCAGGGCGTGGTCCAGCGGATGACCCTTTATACCGATCCGGAGGAGGGCGTCGAGGATCGGCTCCACCTCCCCCCGGTGCCGCACCTCGACCTGCCGCGAGAAGAGATGGAACGTCATCGATTCGACGGAGGGTAGCTTCGAGAGGGCGGAGCGGATCTCCTTCTCCTCGTCGGGGCAATCCATCGCGGGGACGAAGATCCGTGTGAGGGTGGGGTCGCCGGGAGTTCGCATCGTCTCGAGGTCCATGGCCGCCGGGCGCCGCTGGAGGAATCGCGGTGAGGGAGCGATCTCAGCGGGCGGGTGGCTCCCCGGCTTTCTTCGCGACGAAGATCGCCTTCTCGTCGGAGTAGGAGACGACCCGGCCCCCCTCCGTGCGGATGCGGAACGCCTCCCGCGCGAGCGGAAAGGCGGAGAGGAAGATCGTCTCGACCTGCCATTGCACCGCCTTGGAACGGCCCGTCCGCGCCACCCACTCGGGGAAGGCGTGGGTTTTCCAGAGGGAGGCGGCCTGCAGGAGAAGAAATCCCGCCTCCGCGAGGAGCTCGAGCCACTCTTCCACGCGGTAGCTGCGCACGTGCGACGGGTCGCGAACCTTCTCGATGGTGTTCAGGAAGGCGTCGAGGGACGGTTCGCCGGGGACCACGCTGTCGATGATCCCGATCCGCCCGCCGGGGCGGGTTACCCGGGCCATCTCGGCCAGGGCGGTCCGAACGTCGGGAAAATGATGGGGCGCGACGCGGCACGTGATCCGGTCGAAGGCGGCGTCCCGGAACGGGAGCGCCTCGGCGTCGGCGGCCGCGAAGACGATGTTGCCGACCCGGCGCTCCGCGGCCAGGACCCGGGCCTCCCGCAGCATCGAGGGGGTCAGGTCCGACGCCACCACCCGTCCGCAGTGCTCTGCGAGGGCCGCCGCGGTGTGCCCTCCGCCGGTGGCCACGTCGAGGATCCGGTGCCCCGGGTCGAGGGCGAGGCCCGTGAAGAGGAGATCCAGGTCCTCCACGTCCGTGTGGTCGGCGCTGCACCGGTATTTCGACGCCACCCGGCCGAACTGCTCGCGGGTGAGCTCCTTCCGGGACAATGGCATCCGCTCATCCTCCACCCCCCATTTTCACCCGCAGGATCGACAATGACAAGGGCGTATACCTCGAATGCCGCGCGTCGGCGGGCGTCCACCGCCCGCTTCCGGGAGCGATTCATTTAGAATGGAAGGCGATGCCCGAGTCGATCCCAGCGATTTCCCGCCTGTACGCGGGTCCGTTCCCCGCGCTCGAGGAACGCCTGATCGGGCGATATTTTGGCCGTGCCGGGCGGGGCCCCGAGCAGGCCCACGTCCTCCTCGTGCCGTCCAACGAACTCCGGGAGCATCTCCTGAAACGACTGGCGTCGGCTCCCGGCGTCGCCTCCGCCTTCGCGGGCGCTTTCGTGATGACGCTGTACGACTTCGCCGTGCGCCTGCTGAAGCATCGGGGGATCTTCCCGGAGGAACTCCCCCCGGCGGGGATGGCGGCGGCGATCCTCGCGGCGGTGCGGGAAACGTACGCCGCGGAGGACGGTGATTTCGGGGGAATCTCCCCGACGCCCGGATTCACTCCCGCCCTCGCCCGCACGCTTTCCGACCTCGAGGAGGGGTGCGTGGGGGATGCGGAGCTCGCGTTGACGGAAAGGGCGGCGAAGGAACGGGGGGACGCCCGAAGGGCGGCGCGATTGGCGGAATGGCGGCGGCTGCGGGCGTCCGTCGCCCGGAAGATCCGGGCGATGGGGGGGGAGACCCGACGCCGGATCTTCCGGGAGGCGGTGGCGGGTTTCGAGCAGCCCGGCTACCCGTTCCGCGCGACCCTGTACGGGTTCTACGACTTCACCCGGCTTCAGTGGATGCTGGTCGAACGGCTCCTCTCCTCCGGCCTGCTGGACGAGGTCTATTTCCCCGGTCTCTTCGACGGCGAGGGGAACCTTCGTCCTTCGTTCCTGTACGCCGCCAGGGCGTGGGATCGTCTGCGCGCCGCCTTCGAGGGGAACGTGGAGTTCCTGTCGGACGATCCGTCCCCCGCCGTCGCGGCGCTGCGCGGGCGGATCTTCTCTCCCTTGCCGCCCGCGGAGATGACGCCCGCGCCGTTCGCGATCCTCTCCGCCCCGCACGCGGAAGGAGAGATGCGTCTTGCCGCCCGCCGGGTCCGATCGTGGCTCGACGCTTTCCCCGCGGCTTCCGTTCATCTGGTCGCCAGGAAGGTGACCCCGGAAATGGCGGCCGACTGGGAGCGGATCGCCGCGGAGTACGGCATCGACACGGCGGGGCGCCTCGACATCCCCCTCTCCTCCGTCCCCCTCGTGCGCCTGCTCCTGCGGATGATCGCGATCGCCCGGGACGACTTCCCGCGCCGGGAGGTGATCGACGTCCTCTCGTCCCCGTATCGCCGGTTCGCCGGCGGGGAGGACGGCGCCGCCGCGCGGCCCGACCTGTGGGACCTCCTCTCGAAGGAACTCCTGATCGTTTCCGGGTCCGATTGGGACACGCGGCTGGCCCGCATTTCACGGAGCCGTCGCCCGGAAGAGGATGCCGGAACGGAGGAGAACGATCGCGCGGCGCAGCTCGCCCTTCTCCGGTCCGAGGTGCTTGCGTTGCGGGCCTCCCTGCGCCCCCTCGCGGAGGCGCGGGGGTACGCCTCCTTCGCCCGGGCGGTGCGGGCACTTCTCGTCCGCGAGTTCCGTGTCGTTCAGGATGACGCCCCGGAGTGGGAGCGCGATCGCCGGGCCGTGGAGGCGCTCTTCGCGATCCTCCACGATCTCGAGGCGATCCCCGACCGCGAGGCGCCGTGGCCGGGGGCGCGGGAGGGGGCGGACGGATTTTCGGCCCTCCTCTCCGCGCAGCGGCTCTTCGTCGGAGAGCAAGGGGGGATGCGCAGGACCGGCGCGGTCGTCCTGGGCGACGCCGTCGTCCTGCGAGGCGTCACGGCGGATCGGGTAATCGTCCTTTCGGTCAACGAGGACGCCGTGCCGGCCCAGCTCGGGGAGGATCCGCTCCTCCCCGACGACGACCGGGAGGAGATCAACCGCGGGACGAGGCAGCCGGATTTGCCGGACGCCTTGTCGCTGCGGCGGCGCAACGCGGCGGAGGAGAAGCTCCTCTTTTCCCTGCCCGCCGCCTCGGTGCGGGAGGAGGTCGTCTTCTCGGTCCTTCGCGCCGACGCCTCGGGCGCGGCCCGGCGCCCCTCCCGGTACCTGCTCCACCTGCTGTCGCGGTTCGCCGGCCCGGCGGTCTTCTCCGACGAGTGGGAAGTCGCCTCCGGTGCCGCCGTCGAACGCCTTCCCCGGTCTCCCTTCGAGGCCCTCGAGGGCGAGGGACCACGGAGCCCGCGGGAGACGGCCCTGCGCGCGTGGCGCGCGGGAGAGGAGCCGGAGGTCGCCGCGGCCGGTGTGCCATGGGCCAGGGTGCGCGGGATCCTGTCCGCATGGGCCGCGCGGTCCGTGGGGGAGGGGATCTTTCCCGGCCCGGGTCTGCGCGTCCTCCTCCCGGCCTCCCACAGCGCTTCCGCGCTGGAGGAGCTTGCCCGCTGCCCGTACCGGTACTTCCTCTCGCGCGTCGTCCTCCTCGACCCGCCGGAGGAACCGGAGGAGGCGCTCGCGCTCTCCCCGGCGGAGTTGGGGGAGATCGCCCACGACATCCTGCGCCGACTCGGTCGGGACGCCGCGGCGGGAAAAGGGTGGGGGGACGCCGCCGCCGCCGCGCGCCGTGCCGTCGACCGCTTCGCCCGGGAGAACCCGACCGGCCTCCCCGGCCTCTTCCGGATCCGGTGCCGGGGCGTGGAGCGGGACGTCGCGCGCCTCGTGGAGTGGGAGCGGAGGCAGGAGGCCAAGCGCCCCGGGTGGCGGGTCGACCGGGTCGAAGAGGCGTTCTCCCTCCCCCCCGAGCCGCTCCATCCGGCGCTTCGCGGGCGGGTCGACCGGATCGACCGCGGCCCCGCGGGGGAAGCCCGGGTGATCGATTACAAGTATCGCGACCCCGCCCGCGGGGAGATCCCCCCGGACTGGATCCGGCACGGTCTCTCCCACCAGGTCCCCGTCTACCTGGCGTTTGCGTCATCGCTGTCCCCCGCGCCGGCCGCCGTCTCGGCCGCCTTCTACTTCCTGCGCAACGGGTTCGGGGTCGAGGAGGCGCCGGGGTGGGACGAGATCCGCGGGGACTGGTCCGCCGCCCTTGCCGGCTGGCTCTCCATCGCCGCCGCGGGTGCTTTCCCGCCGTTGCCGCACCACCGGTTCACCAGCGCCGGGCGGATGTCGCCCCGGTATTGCGATTCCTGCCCGTTCCGGGATCATTGCCGCGTCTCCCCCGCCTACGACGGCTCCGAGATCGACCCCGCCTCCCTCGCCGCGCGGATCGCGCGGGAATCGGCGCTGCGTCCGGTGGCCGACCACCGGCCCGGGAAGGAGTAACGGGTGCGGGAGAACCGGGAAAAGGCGGCGAACGAGTTCCTGCGCGACCTTTCCGTCGACGCCTCCGCGGGAACGGGGAAAACGTCGACTCTCGTGGCGCGGGTCACCAACCTCTTCCTGGCGCGCCCGGACCTTTCCACCGACCACGTCCTCCTGCTTACCTTCACCGACAAGGCGGCGGCGGAGATGAAGGCGCGGGTGACGGAGGGGTGGGAGCGACTCTTCGCGGCGACGCAGGAGACCGACGACATCGATGAGGTCGGCCGACGCGCCTCGGCGTGGAACCCGCTCGCCCGCGTCCCCGCGCCGGCCTACCCCGACTTCGCCGCGCTGCGCCGCCGGGTCGAGGAGATGGTCGACGGCGTGGGCCGCCTCTCCGTGACGACGTTCCACTCGTTCTGCGCACGCGTCCTCCGCTCCTTCCCGGCGGAGGCGGGAGTCGATCCCCTCTTCGAGGTGCTCCCGGAGTCCGCGTCGGCGGACGCGTGGGACGCCGCGTTCCGAAAATTCCTGCAGGGGGAGTTCGGGAGGGAGGAAGTCCTCCCGGAATGGGAGCGGATCCTCTCCCGGCTTCCCGATCCCTCCAAGGCGTGGCGGGTGATCCGGCGTCTCTGCCTCTTTCAGCGCGACCTGCTGAGCGGGGCGGCGCCCGACTTCGGCTCCCCGGGGGACTTCCTCGACTTCCTGCTCCGGGAACACGGCCGCGACGTGGAGTATTTCCGGGCCTTCGCCGCCGGAATCCTGGCGCCGGAAGACGACCCGGCGGTGAAGGGGTTCCGCGAAGCCCTCCGCGTCCTCGACTCCGCCTGGGAAGCGGTCTTGCGGGGGGACCTCGCCGCCGCGGCGACGTGCGCGGAGGAAGGGGCGTCGGCCTTTGCGCTGGATCTCCGCAAGGCGGCGAGCAAAAAGAAGTTCCCCCGCCCCGAGGGGCCGAAGCTGTCCGAAGTTCGCGACGCGCTGCTCCGGTTCTGGAAACGGGTGGCCGAGGTCCCCGACGGGGACGCGGCGGCGCGCTTCCTCGTGGCGCGGGCAGGGGCCGCCCTCGCTTCGTACGAAGCGACGAAGGGGAGCGGGCTCGACTTCATGGACCTGTTGCTGCGGGCGAGCGACCTTCTCGCGGGGAATCCCGCGGTCGCGCGACGGCTCGGGGAGCGGTTCCGTCACATTTTCGTGGACGAGTTCCAGGACACGGACCCTTTGCAGGCGGGTGTCCTTCGGGCGATCGCGGCGGACATGGTCCCGGGGCGTCTCTTCGTCGTCGGGGATCCGAAGCAGTCGATCTACGGCTTCCGCCGGGCCGACATCCAGGTGTACCGGAAGTTCCGGGGGGGGATGGTCGACGCCGGCGGGGAGGACGTCCCGCTGACCCGCAACTTCCGCAGCCGCCCCGACCTGCTCGCGACGCTCTCCGGCCTCTTCTCCCGCGTTCTCTCCGGCGGGGAGGACTTCTCCCCGGCCCACGCGCACGTCGTGCCCGACCGGGACGATTCCGGCGAGGGGCATCCCGTTTCGCTCTACCGGCTCGACCCCGCCGTGGACGAGTCGGAGTTCCTCGCGGCGCTGGTCGGGAGGATCGCCGGATCCGTGAAGGTCCGGGATCGGGACGGCGTCGAGCGCCCCGCGTCGTTCCGGGACATCGCGGTCCTCTACCGGTCCGATGCCTCGGGCGAAGTGCTGTCGGGGTACCGCTCCGCGCTCGCGGCCGCGGGGATCCCCCACGTCGTCCCTTCGCGCAAGGGGTTCTTCCTGCGGCAGGAGATCCAGGACGTGCGGATGGCGCTCTCCGCCGT
The sequence above is a segment of the bacterium genome. Coding sequences within it:
- the cadA gene encoding cadmium-translocating P-type ATPase; translation: MDLETMRTPGDPTLTRIFVPAMDCPDEEKEIRSALSKLPSVESMTFHLFSRQVEVRHRGEVEPILDALLRIGIKGHPLDHALRRAELSSSYKGPRRTFLLSGAALLLGAASLILFPGEPLVRLPFLASILLGGAPVAMRGFREVRNRSLGMNALMTISIFGAALLGEWAEAAVVVTLFALANTLEARSLDRARRATADLFASSPERAVVRIGGPGGEERIVPAEEIRPGDTLVVRPGERVPVDAVIRRGASDLNESVLTGESVPVEKMEGEELFAGTVNGRGLLIAEATRPLSESTYARILRRVEEAQAEKAPVQTFMERFAAVYTPSVLCMAVLVAAVPSLLGRGPALDWAYRALVMLVIACPCAIVLAAPVVTLSALTRATREGILVKGARHLEAMGAIRAVAFDKTGTLTRGRLRVTRVRAADGWTGEEVLRLAGAVEAASAHPAAEAIRREAGRLGVATAARGTLARTFEPLEGQGVSAEVEGRKICVGSRRMFETMGFGGDALDRLLENGGSAASSIAIVGTRHTLLGTIAMEDELRPEAPEAIRSLRDLGVAHIVLLTGDTAETARKAGAAAGIEFVEHGLLPDDKLARIRDLVAMHGATAMVGDGVNDAPALALATVGVAIAAAGSPAAMETADVALMTGDLRRIPSAVALGRRMVSLVRQNVAASLAIKAVFLAMAMAGYASLWMAVLADMGTTLLVIFNGLRLLRARTSLHQRA
- a CDS encoding methyltransferase domain-containing protein; translation: MPLSRKELTREQFGRVASKYRCSADHTDVEDLDLLFTGLALDPGHRILDVATGGGHTAAALAEHCGRVVASDLTPSMLREARVLAAERRVGNIVFAAADAEALPFRDAAFDRITCRVAPHHFPDVRTALAEMARVTRPGGRIGIIDSVVPGEPSLDAFLNTIEKVRDPSHVRSYRVEEWLELLAEAGFLLLQAASLWKTHAFPEWVARTGRSKAVQWQVETIFLSAFPLAREAFRIRTEGGRVVSYSDEKAIFVAKKAGEPPAR
- a CDS encoding PD-(D/E)XK nuclease family protein — protein: MPESIPAISRLYAGPFPALEERLIGRYFGRAGRGPEQAHVLLVPSNELREHLLKRLASAPGVASAFAGAFVMTLYDFAVRLLKHRGIFPEELPPAGMAAAILAAVRETYAAEDGDFGGISPTPGFTPALARTLSDLEEGCVGDAELALTERAAKERGDARRAARLAEWRRLRASVARKIRAMGGETRRRIFREAVAGFEQPGYPFRATLYGFYDFTRLQWMLVERLLSSGLLDEVYFPGLFDGEGNLRPSFLYAARAWDRLRAAFEGNVEFLSDDPSPAVAALRGRIFSPLPPAEMTPAPFAILSAPHAEGEMRLAARRVRSWLDAFPAASVHLVARKVTPEMAADWERIAAEYGIDTAGRLDIPLSSVPLVRLLLRMIAIARDDFPRREVIDVLSSPYRRFAGGEDGAAARPDLWDLLSKELLIVSGSDWDTRLARISRSRRPEEDAGTEENDRAAQLALLRSEVLALRASLRPLAEARGYASFARAVRALLVREFRVVQDDAPEWERDRRAVEALFAILHDLEAIPDREAPWPGAREGADGFSALLSAQRLFVGEQGGMRRTGAVVLGDAVVLRGVTADRVIVLSVNEDAVPAQLGEDPLLPDDDREEINRGTRQPDLPDALSLRRRNAAEEKLLFSLPAASVREEVVFSVLRADASGAARRPSRYLLHLLSRFAGPAVFSDEWEVASGAAVERLPRSPFEALEGEGPRSPRETALRAWRAGEEPEVAAAGVPWARVRGILSAWAARSVGEGIFPGPGLRVLLPASHSASALEELARCPYRYFLSRVVLLDPPEEPEEALALSPAELGEIAHDILRRLGRDAAAGKGWGDAAAAARRAVDRFARENPTGLPGLFRIRCRGVERDVARLVEWERRQEAKRPGWRVDRVEEAFSLPPEPLHPALRGRVDRIDRGPAGEARVIDYKYRDPARGEIPPDWIRHGLSHQVPVYLAFASSLSPAPAAVSAAFYFLRNGFGVEEAPGWDEIRGDWSAALAGWLSIAAAGAFPPLPHHRFTSAGRMSPRYCDSCPFRDHCRVSPAYDGSEIDPASLAARIARESALRPVADHRPGKE
- a CDS encoding UvrD-helicase domain-containing protein codes for the protein MRENREKAANEFLRDLSVDASAGTGKTSTLVARVTNLFLARPDLSTDHVLLLTFTDKAAAEMKARVTEGWERLFAATQETDDIDEVGRRASAWNPLARVPAPAYPDFAALRRRVEEMVDGVGRLSVTTFHSFCARVLRSFPAEAGVDPLFEVLPESASADAWDAAFRKFLQGEFGREEVLPEWERILSRLPDPSKAWRVIRRLCLFQRDLLSGAAPDFGSPGDFLDFLLREHGRDVEYFRAFAAGILAPEDDPAVKGFREALRVLDSAWEAVLRGDLAAAATCAEEGASAFALDLRKAASKKKFPRPEGPKLSEVRDALLRFWKRVAEVPDGDAAARFLVARAGAALASYEATKGSGLDFMDLLLRASDLLAGNPAVARRLGERFRHIFVDEFQDTDPLQAGVLRAIAADMVPGRLFVVGDPKQSIYGFRRADIQVYRKFRGGMVDAGGEDVPLTRNFRSRPDLLATLSGLFSRVLSGGEDFSPAHAHVVPDRDDSGEGHPVSLYRLDPAVDESEFLAALVGRIAGSVKVRDRDGVERPASFRDIAVLYRSDASGEVLSGYRSALAAAGIPHVVPSRKGFFLRQEIQDVRMALSAVDVPADRAARHAAMKTIFFGLSDEEILPLYGPDPARAPARAREAEGLLSGLSARRGRTSLPDLLAALYGETGVDFVAARIPDGERIVRNLSKAAEMARAFEWAGAGSLKLFLAEIRRKAAEGREEDEVPDFEEGEDAVRLSTIHGAKGLEFPVVILGGISRGGRKGPEGLRADRVRGLSAVIFPGFRTYSAFRQVPGADRPVTFEEWEKEKMVAEERRLLYVAATRAKDRLYLVEGGKGAGSTLGDALREGISGAAAQGEGRCLVTGLPGERLRLAECGAGGTAGGELLRVGVTSALPVVPPRSQAPPAAPAIPGVRVAPVAEPSPPAPAPAPVSLAELHDRSRGRRFGEKVHRVFEAYPPVTDPWPPPGAALPVVWDEEEERRWNAIVAAVRSSPLRRELRPSRVVGTELPLLRVRGFTAGEERADLVVRIPGPAGELQVVDYKTGERDRSVEEAYFRQLREYRDILAEAWRVPVRGILWYVETGEGVEVA